The window TTCTGATCTTCTGATCTTCTGATCTTCTGATCTTCTGATCTTCTGATCTTCTGATCTTCTGATCTTCTACCCCGCAAACCTATGGGAAATTTCCTGCAAGCAGCCGGGCTGTTCATGAACTAGGCGCATGGGTGGGCAATCGATAAGCTTTGTGTGTCGCCGCAAAATCGGCGACCGGATGTGCAAGTCCGTATTCGGGGAAAATCAATTAACTGCTCAGGATTTACACCCATGACTGATGACACATTCGACGCTGATTCAACCTCTCCCTACGAATCTCCTGACTCCAAGAAATTCCACGAAGCCGCCGAACGCGCCCTCGACCACCATTTCAAACCCGCCGCCGAACCCCGTCCCAAACGCCAGGGCGGCCTCTTCAGCCTCTCCCCCGGCACCGACGCCGAAGCCCTCATGGCCAACGCCTCCGAAGACCTGCTGTCCATCAGCGTCATAGCCTGCGACCTCGCCGACGACCTCCACGGCTCCCGCCGCTCGGTAGCACTGGCCTTGAGCAGAATGGCGGACGGGGTGCGATTGATGGTGGAAGGCATGCTCGACCACATTGAAGTGCGGAGTGTGAAGGCCAAGCCGTAACGGGATTTTCGGATGAAAAAAAGGGGACGTTAAGTCCCCTTTTTGATGAACCAAGGCTCACCACTGACAGGCTGTCTCAGGTGAAGCATCCATATTGAAATCGTGCCTGAACGAATACTTTTTTTCAGACTTGTAGTTCGTATACGTCATCGAATCAACACGACCACCCTGAGTGACCATCTGATACTCACCCGTCAGCGCACCATCAACCACTTCTACCCAAGTAGTCGTGTACTGATACGGACGTCCATATACCAATTCTTCTTGTTCAGTATTGCGATGAACGAGGCCGATAGCCTGCTTCGACTTGCTGTACTTGACGCCCGCACCGCTCCATTTTGCAGCAGAGTCGAAATAGGTTCTGAATTCAAAATTGATATTTTTGCCTTCCTGCGAACGAAAACAAAAAACTTCGGTGGTGACTTCACTGTGGGCCGTCAGCGGCAACACAAACAACAGCATCAAAAATAATCTCTTCACAAATCCGTCTTATCTCATTCTCTGAAAACGCCAACGCGGCCCCGCCAGCACATGCCGCCAATCTAAAGCGAATAATCCATTACTTCTTCCAACCGCCAGCACTGTCCACGGACAAACCGATATTCGAATACATAGTCGGTATCCGGTTTCTGCAGGATGGCGACGGCGCGATCTCCCTGCTCTTCCTTGACGGTCAATGTCAGGCCCTGGGCGTCTCGCTTGGCAAGATCCGGGATGATTGGAAACTTGAGCCCATCACCGCTGAGGCTGCGCTTTTCCATCTCAGGCTCAGGATCACCGGCCACAGTCGTAACCATTTTCAGCGGTTGCTGGACGAAAGCTTTTTGCACGTCAGCGCGCTCGGAGAAGGCTGCGAGGAACGCTGAAAACTCGGGTGAAGGACAAGCAACACTGGTCACGTCGCCGTTAGTTTTGGGCGACTTCTGGCGCAGGTCCTGTTGAAGCTTTGAATCAGCAATGATCTTTGCATCGAGGTCTGCCAGGCGCTTTTTGATACTCGCCGCATCCTTGTAGGCACACACAACATCGACGCCGTTTTCAAGGTCTCGGCCGTCTCGGCAATCCTGCAGTTCGGGGTCTGGTGGATCACCGCGAAAAAACCGCAACGACAACTGCTCGCCCTGCTTGATGAGTGGCAATTCCAGCGTCCAATAGGTGTAGCCTTCGAAACCAGCGTTTGACTCTTTTCGCCTCATGAGCACGTACAGGGACTTCCCCGCTTGCTCAGGGAATTTGCGTTCGAAAAAAAACACCGATGCGACTTCATCACCCACCAGCGGCGCCACAAACGAGAGCTCTGGCTTCGTAGCACTCATCGTCGTGAAAAAAACCTCACCACCGGGAACATAGGCACCTGTCGTCTGACCTTTGAGTGTGTTCTTCAAGAACAGCACGGTGATCTTCTGTTCGCCCACCGATGCCACCACCGGCGGATGCATTTGCTTGATGGTTTGCAAGTCATCCGCCGTTGCCGGTTGCGCGGTAAGACCGATGCTCGATGCGAGCAAGCACACACAACTGGAAAATCTGGTCACTTCCATTACTTCCTTGTTGATCGACGAATTGATCAGTCTTTAATAACTAGCTCGAGGGGCATCACGATGATTCAGGTGCGCCACATTTCAGCTCTTTGATTTGCGCGTTCTTGATCGGAATCACACAGGCACGACGCTTCTCACCGGGCGCGCGAAGCTCCGTAGTGCTTAACGTCAGGTGCAGACCGTCATCTGCAAATACAGGCTTCTCAAATCCAGCATCGGCGTAACCGGACTGGAATGACTTGCCGTCAAAACTGCAGAACTGCGCAGATGACAATACTCGCCAACCACCGTCAGGCGCGAGAATCTGTACCGTCAGGCATGGGTTGTCGAACGAATAGAGATAGCGTGCCACTACGTCTTGGTAACGCTTCGCGCCGGATCTCGATACCTTGTTCATATCAACTACATCACCCGAGCCATCTGCCACGATCCCGTCCAGATATGCCGTGCGTTCCAGGCTCATTCTGGTGATGCAGCTATCGACTATTGTGGAGTGAAGCGCTGTATCAGGGTCGATATCCGTGGCTTCGAGCGGGCATGTGGTATCTCGCAACTTGATCCACGCACGCTGTGACTCCCTAGCGATGGCCATGAAAGCCTTGCCCTGTTCAGGGTCACGTCTTTGCTGAATCTCAAACCTCGCCATCAGTTTTTTGTAGCTGGCATTGAGCTTGGCGTCGGCTCGCTTGAGTTCGACCGCCACGCATTGATTAAACTCCAAGCTAGAGCTGATGACTTTGCACTCACCCTCAGCGTATGCAATCGACGCGCACAACATCCCGAGGAGTAACGCAATAAAGCGGATAATCCTGTTCAATTTTTCAATCCCTGATGTGCAGTTCGCTCAACGACGCGTTGCGGAATTTTTTGTGTCTTGCCAGCGGCTGCCATCGCTTCGCCGTACTCGCGGTAATAGCGCTGCGCTTCGTCTTTTCGATCAAGTCGCCACAGTGAATCGGCCATGTTCAGCATCAACACTGTGCGTTTGCCGACCGCCTCTACGCCGCGATAAAACTTCAGCGCCAGTTCATCTTTACCGCCCTCGGCGAGGTAAAAACCCAGGTCGTTGTAGGCCTGAACGTTTTGCGCCGGGGGATGGCATGCCATGTAGGATTCGGGACTTAAAAAGTCCAGGCTGCCTTCGATGGAGTCAGCCCGGGACTGTGCAGCTTTGATCGTCGAGATATATTTCAACCAGTCCTTGGGGGACTGCGTTTCCAGAGTGGGCGTGAGGACTTCGCCATCCTCCGAAAACCACTGATTACCGACCCATTTGCCGAGACAAAAACGAGGAGAACGCTCAGCCAGCACGCAGCCGGTCTCCATCGAAATCACATCGCAATGCTGTTGCGACTCCAGTTTTTCTTCACCGTTTTCGAGCGACAACATGCCGAACATCACCGGGTCGAGCAACAAGGTTTTCTTGTCAGGGCTGAGCCAATCGGTGTGTGCATCCGCGCCAACGTCGGCGCTGAAGAGCGGGAAAGTTTTGCCGTTGGCGGTGAACCATGCGGTCGCCGACTCAACGCCGGGCATCGTCCACTTTGTCGCTCGAAACGTAACCGTGTGCCCGCCGATACCGACAATTGGCGGATCTTCGTCTTCGGCAAAAGCGCAGGCGGCGGTTGCAAACAGACTGCCAAGCAACACCCACTTAAGGCTGACCATATTCAATCCTTTTCACCGCCGGGCTTGGCGATTGCAGCTGTCTTTTGCTAACCCCATACGCCTCAATCAGCTCCTCCCATGACCCCTTCGAGCCAAACGAGCGCTGGGTGTTATCGAAGCTGTATTGCTCCAGTCGCCCGGCTGTCGAGTAATAACCGTGCCACTCCGGGCAGGCACCGCAACCGCCGTAGCCTCCGATTGAAACAAGGCTGCCCTTGCTGCCCGTCACGCAATCCATCGCCACCACCACGTTGCTCAACATCTTCGTTTTCGCACCGTCGGAAGTGAGTTGCGAAACCTTGCCGACATCACGCCGCAGCACCTTGCCGCCGATGTTGATCGCTTGGTCTGAGCAGACCGGGATGAGGTGGGTTTCTGCATCATCCACCGTCACCGATCGGCAGGACGACACCAACACCACTTCAACCCCGCCGCACTGCATGACATCGCGCTGGGTGTAAGCATCCGCCGGCGCTGCAAACGCAGGCGCAGAGAGCAGCAACCCCAGGCTGCCCGCGAGATAAAACTG of the Pseudomonas sp. Seg1 genome contains:
- a CDS encoding DUF6124 family protein, whose product is MTDDTFDADSTSPYESPDSKKFHEAAERALDHHFKPAAEPRPKRQGGLFSLSPGTDAEALMANASEDLLSISVIACDLADDLHGSRRSVALALSRMADGVRLMVEGMLDHIEVRSVKAKP
- a CDS encoding lysozyme inhibitor LprI family protein — protein: MNRIIRFIALLLGMLCASIAYAEGECKVISSSLEFNQCVAVELKRADAKLNASYKKLMARFEIQQRRDPEQGKAFMAIARESQRAWIKLRDTTCPLEATDIDPDTALHSTIVDSCITRMSLERTAYLDGIVADGSGDVVDMNKVSRSGAKRYQDVVARYLYSFDNPCLTVQILAPDGGWRVLSSAQFCSFDGKSFQSGYADAGFEKPVFADDGLHLTLSTTELRAPGEKRRACVIPIKNAQIKELKCGAPESS
- a CDS encoding tetratricopeptide repeat protein, with the protein product MVSLKWVLLGSLFATAACAFAEDEDPPIVGIGGHTVTFRATKWTMPGVESATAWFTANGKTFPLFSADVGADAHTDWLSPDKKTLLLDPVMFGMLSLENGEEKLESQQHCDVISMETGCVLAERSPRFCLGKWVGNQWFSEDGEVLTPTLETQSPKDWLKYISTIKAAQSRADSIEGSLDFLSPESYMACHPPAQNVQAYNDLGFYLAEGGKDELALKFYRGVEAVGKRTVLMLNMADSLWRLDRKDEAQRYYREYGEAMAAAGKTQKIPQRVVERTAHQGLKN